The following are encoded together in the Thunnus maccoyii chromosome 18, fThuMac1.1, whole genome shotgun sequence genome:
- the LOC121883668 gene encoding hemoglobin embryonic subunit alpha-like, with the protein MTSLTAKDKSAVKAFWAKIAPKADDIGADALSRMLVVYPQTKTYFSHWKDLSPGSAPVKKHGKTVMAGVADAVSKIDDLKGGLLTLSELHAFTLRVDPANFKIISHNILVVLAIMFPADFTPEAHVAMDKFLAALALALSEKYR; encoded by the exons ATGACCAGTCTCACTGCTAAGGACAAAAGCGCTGTCAAGGCCTTCTGGGCTAAAATTGCTCCCAAGGCTGATGACATCGGCGCGGATGCGCTGTCCAG GATGCTGGTCGTGTACCCGCAGACCAAGACCTACTTCTCCCACTGGAAGGACTTGAGTCCCGGCTCTGCCCCCGTGAAGAAGCACGGAAAAACTGTGATGGCTGGAGTTGCTGATGCTGTGTCCAAGATCGACGATCTGAAAGGAGGTCTTCTCACCCTCAGTGAGCTGCATGCCTTCACTCTGCGAGTGGACCCTGCCAACTTCAAG ATCATCTCCCACAACATCCTTGTGGTCCTGGCCATCATGTTCCCCGCTGACTTCACCCCTGAGGCCCATGTGGCTATGGACAAGTTCCTGGCTGCTCTGGCTCTGGCCCTGTCTGAGAAATACAGATAA
- the LOC121883665 gene encoding hemoglobin subunit beta-2-like, with amino-acid sequence MVEWTDFERAAIQDIFAKMDYESVGPAALARCLVVYPWCQRYFGNFGNLYNAEAIMANPMIAKHGTTILHGLDRAVKNMDNIKATYAELSVLHSEKLHVDPDNFKLLADCLTIVVASKLGKDFTADVQEAFQKFLAVVVSSLGRQYH; translated from the exons ATGGTCGAGTGGACAGACTTCGAGCGCGCCGCCATCCAGGACATCTTCGCCAAGATGGACTATGAGTCTGTGGGCCCTGCAGCTCTTGCCAG gTGTCTGGTCGTCTACCCCTGGTGCCAGAGGTATTTCGGCAACTTTGGAAACCTCTACAACGCCGAAGCCATCATGGCTAACCCCATGATTGCAAAGCATGGAACAACCATCCTCCACGGTCTGGACCGGGCTGTGAAGAACATGGACAATATCAAGGCCACTTATGCTGAGCTGAGCGTGCTGCACTCCGAGAAACTGCACGTGGACCCCGATAATTTCAAG ctgctggctgactGCCTGACCATTGTGGTTGCTAGCAAACTGGGCAAAGACTTCACTGCAGATGTTCAAGAAGCTTTCCAGAAGTTCCTGGCGGTGGTTGTGAGCTCCCTGGGAAGGCAGTACCACTAA
- the LOC121883672 gene encoding hemoglobin subunit beta-2-like encodes MSKPMIANHGKTILRGLDQAVKTMDNIKATYAELSVLHSEKLHVDPDNFKKQPKSWRYPYHCCNAALGWATAFQSHASGRGVGLL; translated from the exons ATGTCAAAGCCGATGATTGCAAATCATGGAAAAACTATCCTCCGTGGTCTGGACCAGGCTGTGAAGACCATGGACAACATCAAGGCCACTTATGCTGAGCTGAGCGTGCTGCACTCCGAGAAACTGCACGTGGACCCTGATAATTTCAAG aaaCAACCCAAGTCGTGGAGATACCCTTATCATTGCTGTAATGCAGCACTTGGCTGGGCCACCGCCTTCCAATCACATGCTTCTGGAAGGGGAGTAGGGTTGCTTTAA